The following are encoded in a window of Manihot esculenta cultivar AM560-2 chromosome 8, M.esculenta_v8, whole genome shotgun sequence genomic DNA:
- the LOC110620205 gene encoding protein MKS1: MASSVRSQLQGPRPAPLLVNRSSSKIKKTAAPNRRRHSPVVIYLKSPDIIHVRAEEFMGLVQRLTGKQAQNQSSISASSSCSPTARAMADVESIEKGSSSMGEEELDSE; this comes from the coding sequence ATGGCATCCTCTGTCAGAAGTCAATTGCAGGGTCCAAGGCCTGCACCGCTTCTTGTTAACCGGAGCTCTTCAAAGATCAAGAAAACAGCGGCTCCAAATCGTCGGAGACATTCTCCGGTTGTCATATATCTGAAATCACCTGATATTATTCACGTTAGAGCTGAGGAGTTCATGGGTCTCGTACAACGTCTTACTGGGAAACAAGCACAGAATCAGAGTAGTATTTCTGCTTCATCATCGTGTTCTCCAACTGCTCGTGCAATGGCTGATGTTGAGTCCATCGAAAAGGGTTCTTCAAGCATGGGTGAAGAAGAGTTGGATAGTGAGT